The Photobacterium sp. TY1-4 DNA window CTCGATACCCGGCTGATTGAACGGACAACCCGGCACATGCAGCTCACCCGGGCCGGTGAGCAGCTCTATACCCGAACCTTGCCCCTGCTGGCAGCGCTCGATGCCGCCCTGGAGGATGTTCGCCAGGAAACCCGGCAGATCAGCGGTACGCTGCGGATCCTGCTGCCGGACAGCCCGCAGTTTGCCACCCTGCTGACTAATTTTGCCCGCCGCCATCCGGGACTGACGATCCACTGTGATACCAGCCTGAGCGGGCGCGATCTCATGCAGGATTTGGTCACGGACGGCTTCGACCTGGTGCTGACCTTCAATCGGGGCCAACTGGCCGACAGTGGTTGGGTAGCCCGCAAAATCGCTGGCTGGCCGAGTCTCGTGGTCGGTTCGCCCGAACTGGTCCAAACCTACGGTAAACCGGAGACCCTCCAGGCGCTGGCGGAATGTCCCTGCATTACCACCCTCACCGCGCTGAACGGCTCCCCTTGGCAGTTTGACACCGGCGGGCCAACACCGACCGTGCTCAAAGTAAACAGCCGGTTTAAGGTCAACAGTGGCCCAATGGCCACCGCCGCAGCCCTCGCCGGACTTGGTTTTGCCCTGTTACCGGCAGATGCCTGCCAGCAGGCCATTGACGAGGGCCGATTGATCCCTCTGGCCCTGGAAGCGCCGCCGGTTGAACTGGCGCTCTATGCCTTTTACGCCGGACGCGCCCACTTGCCGAGAAAGGTCACCCTGTTTCTGGACGAGCTGCGCGCACACTTTCCCGTCGACAATCTCAGCTGAGCGTCAGCCGCCGTGCTTGGTCCGCCACTGAGCTTGGTCAGCCACTACGCTTGGTCAGCCAGACCGCCGCCAGGATCAGCAGGACGCCCAGCAGCTGAATGGCATTAACACCGCGGCTCATCGCATCCAATGCGACTCCGGTCAGCAGCTGGCCGCCAATTACCAGCAATGCGGTGAGCGACGCGCCCAGCCGGGGCAATACATAGCTGTTCAGGGTCACGAACAGCGCGCCGATGATGCCGCCGGTCCAGGCCAGGAGCGGCGCATCAAGCGTGGCCGCAATAGACGCACTCGACCCGGATGTCGCAGCCATCAGCCAGACCACCAGACAGAGAAAACCAAAGCCGACCAAGTGATTCCACAGGGAGGCATTCAGCGCACCGGTTTCCTGGCCCAGGCGGCCGTTGATGATTCGACAAATGCTGATACAACCACCATTGATCAGGGCCAGCAAAATGGAAGTGATCATTGCGCGTTTCCTCCAAATAAAATCAGCATGCCGCCAAGGGCTATCAAGGCCAGCACTGTCGCATCCTGGCGTTTGATCGCCCGCTTAGGCAGGCCAAACCAGCCGAAGGCATCACTGAGCAGCCCGAACAGCACTTGCCCGGCCATGATCAGTGCAATGGTGCCGGACAGTCCCAGTGGACTGTTCACGGTAACTGCGGCCAGGATCACCGTCATTGCCCCGGGGATCCCCCCCAAGTAGGCCCAGAACGGCACACCGGCCACAATGGGTAAACCCAGCTTGGTCCGATGCCATAGATTTGCCGTGACCACCAAAATCAAACTGGTGATCGCCCCCACGCCATGGGCCAGCCAGGACGCCAACAACGGCGAGCTAAACGTCGCGAGATAGCTGTTAATCGCAATCATACTGGCCAGGGTGATCCCGCCGCTTAGCGCCAATACCACGTTCTTCGGTCCGAGACGCGATGCATGTGAGTGCTCTGCATTTGGATACTGTACATTTGGCCGCTGTGCATTTAGATCTGGCACGCCGGAATGGTTCGGGACCGGGTTCTTGGCCCCGAAAGGCTTGGCCTCGGGATGCCTGGCGTCTAAAGATACCGAATGTGATTTCATCAGAATTTTCCTTCCTTACTGCATGGCGGGCACTATAGTTGGTTTCTTATTTTCTGATAATCACCTATATTTGGATTTCTTTGTTCCCCTGAAGTAAACAATCAAGCATCACATATGGATAACTACACCACCATCCCGGTCTTCACGACTGTGGTCGAACTGGGCAGCTTCTCAGAGGCCGGGCGAAAACTGGGGATCAACAAGTCTGCCGTCAGTAAGCGGATCTCAGCCCTGGAAACCCACTTGGGGGTCAAACTCATTCAGCGAACCACCCGCAAGCTGCGCCTGACCGAAGCCGGCGAGCAATATTACAGTTACGTATGTCGGGCGCAGGCCCTGATCCAGGACGGGGAAGCCGCGATCAGTAGCCTGCAGGGCAGTCCCAAAGGCCACTTGAAAGTGAGTATTCCCATGGTCTTCGGCCAGCGCCACATTGCGCCGCTGCTCAGTGGGTTTTTGCAGCGCTATCCGGAGATTAAGCTGACGTTATCACTCGATGATCGGGTGGTGGATTTGTACGAAGAAGGGCTGGATATGGTGCTGCGTATCGGTGCACTGGCCGATTCGAATCTGGTGGCCCGCAAGCTCTCCCCCTGCCGAAGCGTCCTTTGTGCCTCGCCCGAGTACCTGGCACGGCACGGAATCCCGAGTAAACTGGCCGATCTCAAACAGCACAATTGCCTGTACTACTCCTATTTCCGGGCCGGCACCGAATGGACATTCGAGGGACCGCAAGGTACCGAGCGATTCAAACCGGAAGGAAACATTCAGGTCAACAACAGCGAGGTGCTGAAACAGTTAATGCTGGAACATATCGGGATTGGGCAGATGCCGCTGTTTCTGGTCGAGCCGGAGCTGGCCCGCGGCACCCTGGTGCCAATGCTGGAAGACTATACCCTGCCGAAGCATGGCATCTATGCCGTCTACCCGGAGCGTGCGTTTATGCCGGCCAAACTCCGGGCCTTTATTGAGTATCTGGAAGAAAAGCTCTCGGCCAAGCAGCACATCTGGTAGGCATGGATGAAAACCCGGGTTGTTGAGCCGCCGGGTACCGGCGGCGTGCGCTCGGGATCCCGAATGACTATACCGCGAACTTCTGCATGGCCTGATTCAGATCGTCCACCTGGGCTTTAATCGTTTCAGCACGCTGACGCGCTGAGTCGCAGTGACCGGAAACATCGCTGGCCGAGCCGGACAGCTCATGCACCAGACTTGCCAGCGACGCGGCCACTTCCGACTGCTGCTCTGTCGCCACGGCCATATTGCGAACTTTCTCCGCCACGTCATCCATCGAGCGAATCGTCGCCTGCAACGTCTCGCCAGCGGCGACGGTGTGCTCAGTGCCGGTCCCGACCAGGGTCTGGCTGGTCTCGATCACCGACACCACCTGACGGGTCGACCCCTGAATCGCCTGAACAATGGCGTTAATCTCCGTGGTTGAATCGGTGGTGCGCTGCGCCAACAGTCGCACTTCATCAGCCACCACCGCAAACCCACGCCCCTGCTCACCGGCCCGGGCTGCTTCAATCGCCGCATTCAATGCCAGCAAATTGGTTTGCCCGGCAAGGTTTTCGATCACTTCCGTCACCCGCTCGATGCGATCGCTTTCCGCGCTGAGGTGCTCCACCATACTGCTGGCCTGGCCGATCAGGGTATTCAGCTCTGCCACCGTTTGCCGGTTTCGTGCCAACGCCTGCTCACCATCAGTGAGTAATGACACGGCTTGTTGCAAATCCGCAGCAGCCGTTTGGGTATGCCGGGCCGTCTCATCCGCCGTGACCGACATTTCCTCGATTGCCGCAGCCATCGAACTGACTTTCTCCGCCTGTTTCACCGCCTCGCCGGCCGTACCGCTGTTATTCACCAGCAGTTGATCCATGCTGAGGTCAACCCCGGCCGCTTTCTCGCTCACCCCGGTCACCAGGGACGACAGGGAAGCTGTCATTCGGTTCACCGCAGTTACCAAGGCCGCAATTTCATCGCGGCCTTCTTCGGCCAGCGGCTGTCCGGAAAAATCACCGTGAGAGATTTCATCGGCCCGTTTGACCACCCGTGACAAACGGGTACCGATATGACGGCCCAGCCAGGTCGCCACGAGCAAAGCACTCGTTGCGGCCACCAGCACGACCGCGATCAAGGTCATGGTGATTTGCGCCATGTTCTCACCGACCGCCACGCCGTCCTGTTGGGCCTGTGCTTGCCGTGCAGAGACCACGCCATCAAGGATCTCAGCCAGCGTTGCCGCAGCCGGAGCTGTTTGTTGCGCCATCATATCGTTCGCCCGATTCCACTGCGGTGACTGACGCAACGTAATCACTTGCTCCGCCAGCGGCAGATACAGCTGCTGCATTTCTTCAAACAGTTGCCATAACCCCTGATCACTGCTGCTTAAGCTATGTTGCTTGCGTTGGATCTCAGCCACGGCCTGTTGATGACGCGTCATCAGCTCCTGGTATTTCTCCAGCCGTGCCGCCTGGCCATCAAACAAATAATCGCGCAGCACGCCCAGCGCATTTGAGAGTGACGTGTAGCTGTCGGCATACAACTTCATCAGCCGTTTCCGCTCACCCCCTTCGGAATTGGTCACTTCTTCATTGATCAGGCTTTGCAATTGATCCAGGGCCACTTCCGCGATCGGTGCCGCTTCATTTTGCATCAGGGCATGCGCCGGTAAATTCTCTTCGCTGTGGCTGATGGCAACAATCGCCTGCTCGCTGGCCTTCAATGTCAGCCAAACGTCGTTGAGTTGCCGAGATTGCGCATCGCTCACCAGCGGGCTCAACGCTTCCAGTTGCTGTTCGACCTGTGTGAAAATCCCGTTCATCTGCCGGGTTAAAGCCTGTGCTTCTTCCCCGGCACCATCGAGCAACATATAGGCACGCAGTGTCAACAGCGACGCCTGGACGGATTGCTGCAACGAACGGCTGACTTCGACCGTCGGTAAATCATCATGAAGCAAAGAGCGGGCACTCCGCTCGACCTGGCCGATTTGCTGATAGAGGATCACGGCAGCGCCGATAAACAGCGCGATGATCAACAAAAAACTCATCCTGAGTTTTCTGGCAATAGAAAATGTCATGGGCAGTCAGTCCGTTGTTACACCACAGAAAGATTAATATAGTGTTAATAAACCAGGGAATAAACAACAAACGCCGATTGTTCTCTCCAAATGGTGATCAACCACTCCTTGATACGCCATCACCAACATATGCAACCAAATCATTGATTCCATCAATGTGAAACGGCCAATCTCGTTCACGTAGCATTCACCCCAGCCAAAATAATATAAATATCAACAAGGCGGCGGGGCAGAAAGACTTCCCCGTTGAATCACAGCCATAACCAAAATAATAAGGGGATAAGGGATGCAGTGTGAGCATAAGCGTCTACAGCGGATCAAACGGACCATTTGGCAACGAATGATTTATAAAGAAGTCCATCGCTGTCAGGAATGTGGTGAACGGATTAAGATCTAACGCTGTAGCGCCTGGACGTTTAACCAAAAATACAAAATCAAATGGCGTCCGTGCACTCGAAGGTCAGCAAAGACATCGTCAACGCTAGGGATAAATAAAAAGGAGGTCACTCTGGGTGACCTCCTTCTTATTCTGAATCGCACGCTCCAGCGCCGCACCATAATTCAATCGATAAATTGAAACTCAGGCAATTTATGTAATGTTAATTCGGTTTTCACAGGCAAATTCCAGCATATCGCGTAATTTAATCATGGCGTCGATATCCTGGCTCATTTCTTTTTTAATTTCTTCCAGCTCATTGGCGCTAACTTTGCCATCTGACAGCGCAGCCCGAATCTCTTGCTGCACCTCGCCACGCTCTTTATCCCAGTTCATCCAGGCATTAAGCACATTGCGGTAAGTGACTTCATGCTCCTCGTCAATCTCGCTCCGCTCACATTTCAGGCCAAAAAGCTTCAGCATTTCATCCAGAATGAACACATGGCGCTCTTCTTGTTGCAGCACTTTCACCGTCAGCATGAATTCTTGCAAGGTGAGTTGGTGGCCCGCCTGAGCCGGGTTGATTTTATTGGAAAATGTCCGTGAGCTAATGTTTTTACCGCTCATCGCTTTGACTTCATTGAACAGCTTCTCAATGCCGAATTCCTTGCTCTGGAGATGAAGGGAGCGTGAAAAACCAGTCAATAACGCATCTTTGTCCATTCGGGTTGCCATGAGGTTCAGGGGTTACAAAGGTGGGGCAATCATGGGGGAATACCGATAAACATCCAGAAAAACCGTGATACTGCTCCAGAAAACCAATCCAACTGATGAATTCATCAACATAGATACCTTATCGGTATCAGAAAAACATGAGAGACATCCCGAATTTCATGCACGCCGCTGTGATTCTCCCCTCCCGAATGTGCACTAAGTTGCAACATGTCAAGCAAATCTGCATCAAAATTTTAATGATTGAATAGACGTGGCATTTTTATGCACATATGATTCACCACACATATGCAATCATGCTCAAATGACCACCCTTTTGATGGATCTTTACACAAACAAAACAATGATTGGGTGACACAATGAAGAAGGAACTCTTTTCACTAACCGTGCTTGCTGCCGCTTTATTAAGTGGCTGTAATAGCAGCAACTCCTCCGGTGAATCAAAAACAGGCCCCGGACAAACGCCGGATCCAACCCCCGCCAAAACCACATTCAGCGGGACGCTGGTGACGCCGGAACCGGTTCAGGCCACGACACAAAAAGCGCTATTCAGTGCAACCCACGGCTTTACCACCCAAGCGACGGATACCCCTTGTCCGAATGTGCCCACCGGCTACTATCCGCTCAGTAATGCTTCAATCTCGTTGGTCGCCAACAATGATGCGGTCTTCAGCGAAACCACAACAACTGATACCTGTGGCCAGTTCTCGCTGGAAGTTGAAGGCGAAAACACAGCCTTTGAGAACTCCAAACTGGTCGCCACCTCCGACAACTTCAAAACCCTCGAAGCCAATGCCCAGAACTTCGTGCAAGTTGCCGATCAGCCGAACGATACCGTGGCTTCAACCATTGCCAAAAATGCCAGCTATGTGATCAGCGGGATCCAGAAAATCGATGATGACACCCTCGCATTCTCGATCACCGACAGCCAGTCCGGCAAAGCAGTGATCCAGGTGGCGAAAGGCGCGTTCCAGATCCTGGTCAATGCCAACGAGAACCCGATCGTCTCCCTCAACACCGCCGATCAGCTGCAAGTCAGCAACAGTATCGTGATGACCCTCGATGCCAGTGGTTCAATGTCTGGGAAAGTATATGACGAGCAGGGCGATCCCGTCACTGACAGTAATCACGTCACCTACAACCGCTTTCGCCTGACAGCGCTGGCAGCACATCAGTTTATGATGGAAAAAAATACCGAAGATGAAGTGGCAGTGATCCCGTTCAGTTTGGATGTTAATCTCATCAATAAAACACTCCTGGATGGGTACAATTTTCAGGACGAGAACGGACTAGAGACCACCATCAATTACAGTGACTCCGGCTTTATGAAAGATAAAGCCGCGCTTCACTTTGCAATCGATTTTTACAACATGCACGTGCCGATGTGGGAAGAAAGAGTGTTCGATACCAAACATGCCGACCGAACCGATAACGTTCACGCCATTCTTGAAAACTATCCTTGGGGAGGCGGAACTGAGCTTGAAGATTCAATTCATGTCGCGCTCGATACCACCAAGCAGGCCACGGGTGATGTCAACTCCGTGTTCGTGATGACTGACGGCGATGCCGGGTTTAACGATCTTGACGGCCTGATCACGAAAGCCAAATCAATGAACCTGCCGGTTCACAGTATTGCTATCAGCAATGACGCCTATACCCAGGATTTAATGCAGATCTCAGAGCAAACCGGCGGTAGCTTCAAGCACATTACCGATGTTCAGAATATCGCCGGCGTGTATTCTGCCCTGCAAACCACAGTGAAGTTTAACTATTTGGCCAACTTAACCCAACCGGTCAAGAGCCAGGATGTCATTAAAATGATCTTGACGCTGAACGGCGAAGTCGTGGAGCGGGAAGTGACCCTGAACTGATTGCGCGCCCGGACCGTACTCAACAACTGCGCCCTGCCCGCCACACCGGTGGGCAGGGTTCAGGGCGACAAGCCGGGACCGGCCCGGACCACATGGGGGAAGATCGCCTCCACCTCCCGGTACATGGCTTCCGGATCGCCTTCATAACGCCGTGAGAAATGAAACGGCACCAATTGACTCACATTCGCAGCCACGGCAATTTCCCCGCAGGCCGTCGTCGTCAGGTGACCGTTATTGCGCCCGCGCCAGCGATCCTGATGCGCAAATGCCGCTTCGCAGATCAGCGTATCGGCATCACGGGCCAGGGTGATCAGCTTACGTCGGTTCTCGGGAGTATCAGCCAGATCAGTCGCGTAAACCAGCTTCTTCCCGGCCTGCTTTTCGATCAGTTGTGCGGCCAAGGTACTGACCACACACGTCTCTCCGTTGGGCAAAGTGATCACATCATCCAGCTCACCGGCCAGATAACAATGCTTGAGTTTGCCCAGCCAGCGATCCGGCGGATACGGCAAAGCCTGCAACGCCTGTTCGGAAATCCGGATCGATTCGACCGGCTCATAAGCATAGGCAAGCACGGGGGTCCCGTGATCCAGCTCGACCGCCCGGATCAAAAACCTAGCTTCCTGATGAATGATCCCCTGATGAACCATGCGCTCCGGGAGCACATCAATGGTCCGGAAACCCGCTTTCAGCCGATAGCATCGCAACGTCAGCCCATGCAACTCAGCCACCTCAAACTCCGGCCCGTTCTCCCCGATACGATCCCATAAAATCCCGCTCAGCATCCCGGCCACATGCAGCGCCAGGCCGGGCGGTCCAAACAGCTTGCAGGGTGACGGTGAGCCGAGCCGGACCCGCAACAACCCCATAAACCCGCCGATATGGTCAAAATGCGCATGGGTAATAAAAATATGGCTGACATGATGGCTATGGCGCATCGGTAAACGGATCGTATTGCCTAAATCAAACAGGATGCAGCGACGACTCCAGTGGGTTTTGATCAACAACAGCGGATCTTCAAACAGACCGTTGACCAGCTCAGCAGTCATATCCCGTTGCGTGATCGGCGGACTGCGATCCACCACTTTGGTGCGGTGGGCATACACTAAGGATGGTTTGCGAGCAGGCGGGGATGTTTGGGGAGAACGTGGTTGACGGACGGTTCGCAGCTTGTGCCCGGGCAAATGCCTGGCATCGCGGATCAGCAGCTGGATTGGCCCACGCAGTGGCAACAAAGACGGCGGTATCGACGCGCCCTGCGGGCTGCGCAGTCGGATCCCCCGGGGCGTCAGCGCCACCACCTCCCCCATCACCGATCCACCTTGAGGATCCCTGAGTTGTACCAGCATCCCCGGCCAGCACTCAGGCTCAGCGCGCAGCGGCGGTGTTCCCAGCAATACCAGCGCCTGCCACGGCAACTCATACTCAACCGCACGGGCCAGATAGCACTGCCATAACCGGGTCCGCCAATCCAGTCGCTCACTGCGCAGGGGCAGTCGAGCCAGCGATGACGGCGACAACCAGCACACCGGGCACGGAAGCGCGGAAATCACCGACGCCAGTTCCGCCAC harbors:
- a CDS encoding LysR family transcriptional regulator encodes the protein MMSELDPRWLRSFHRVAECRSFKAAAEQLEIPTSNLSRYIASLEKHLDTRLIERTTRHMQLTRAGEQLYTRTLPLLAALDAALEDVRQETRQISGTLRILLPDSPQFATLLTNFARRHPGLTIHCDTSLSGRDLMQDLVTDGFDLVLTFNRGQLADSGWVARKIAGWPSLVVGSPELVQTYGKPETLQALAECPCITTLTALNGSPWQFDTGGPTPTVLKVNSRFKVNSGPMATAAALAGLGFALLPADACQQAIDEGRLIPLALEAPPVELALYAFYAGRAHLPRKVTLFLDELRAHFPVDNLS
- a CDS encoding DMT family transporter; this encodes MITSILLALINGGCISICRIINGRLGQETGALNASLWNHLVGFGFLCLVVWLMAATSGSSASIAATLDAPLLAWTGGIIGALFVTLNSYVLPRLGASLTALLVIGGQLLTGVALDAMSRGVNAIQLLGVLLILAAVWLTKRSG
- a CDS encoding DMT family transporter, producing the protein MKSHSVSLDARHPEAKPFGAKNPVPNHSGVPDLNAQRPNVQYPNAEHSHASRLGPKNVVLALSGGITLASMIAINSYLATFSSPLLASWLAHGVGAITSLILVVTANLWHRTKLGLPIVAGVPFWAYLGGIPGAMTVILAAVTVNSPLGLSGTIALIMAGQVLFGLLSDAFGWFGLPKRAIKRQDATVLALIALGGMLILFGGNAQ
- a CDS encoding LysR family transcriptional regulator — translated: MDNYTTIPVFTTVVELGSFSEAGRKLGINKSAVSKRISALETHLGVKLIQRTTRKLRLTEAGEQYYSYVCRAQALIQDGEAAISSLQGSPKGHLKVSIPMVFGQRHIAPLLSGFLQRYPEIKLTLSLDDRVVDLYEEGLDMVLRIGALADSNLVARKLSPCRSVLCASPEYLARHGIPSKLADLKQHNCLYYSYFRAGTEWTFEGPQGTERFKPEGNIQVNNSEVLKQLMLEHIGIGQMPLFLVEPELARGTLVPMLEDYTLPKHGIYAVYPERAFMPAKLRAFIEYLEEKLSAKQHIW
- a CDS encoding methyl-accepting chemotaxis protein, translated to MTFSIARKLRMSFLLIIALFIGAAVILYQQIGQVERSARSLLHDDLPTVEVSRSLQQSVQASLLTLRAYMLLDGAGEEAQALTRQMNGIFTQVEQQLEALSPLVSDAQSRQLNDVWLTLKASEQAIVAISHSEENLPAHALMQNEAAPIAEVALDQLQSLINEEVTNSEGGERKRLMKLYADSYTSLSNALGVLRDYLFDGQAARLEKYQELMTRHQQAVAEIQRKQHSLSSSDQGLWQLFEEMQQLYLPLAEQVITLRQSPQWNRANDMMAQQTAPAAATLAEILDGVVSARQAQAQQDGVAVGENMAQITMTLIAVVLVAATSALLVATWLGRHIGTRLSRVVKRADEISHGDFSGQPLAEEGRDEIAALVTAVNRMTASLSSLVTGVSEKAAGVDLSMDQLLVNNSGTAGEAVKQAEKVSSMAAAIEEMSVTADETARHTQTAAADLQQAVSLLTDGEQALARNRQTVAELNTLIGQASSMVEHLSAESDRIERVTEVIENLAGQTNLLALNAAIEAARAGEQGRGFAVVADEVRLLAQRTTDSTTEINAIVQAIQGSTRQVVSVIETSQTLVGTGTEHTVAAGETLQATIRSMDDVAEKVRNMAVATEQQSEVAASLASLVHELSGSASDVSGHCDSARQRAETIKAQVDDLNQAMQKFAV
- a CDS encoding phage regulatory CII family protein, which codes for MATRMDKDALLTGFSRSLHLQSKEFGIEKLFNEVKAMSGKNISSRTFSNKINPAQAGHQLTLQEFMLTVKVLQQEERHVFILDEMLKLFGLKCERSEIDEEHEVTYRNVLNAWMNWDKERGEVQQEIRAALSDGKVSANELEEIKKEMSQDIDAMIKLRDMLEFACENRINIT
- a CDS encoding vWA domain-containing protein produces the protein MKKELFSLTVLAAALLSGCNSSNSSGESKTGPGQTPDPTPAKTTFSGTLVTPEPVQATTQKALFSATHGFTTQATDTPCPNVPTGYYPLSNASISLVANNDAVFSETTTTDTCGQFSLEVEGENTAFENSKLVATSDNFKTLEANAQNFVQVADQPNDTVASTIAKNASYVISGIQKIDDDTLAFSITDSQSGKAVIQVAKGAFQILVNANENPIVSLNTADQLQVSNSIVMTLDASGSMSGKVYDEQGDPVTDSNHVTYNRFRLTALAAHQFMMEKNTEDEVAVIPFSLDVNLINKTLLDGYNFQDENGLETTINYSDSGFMKDKAALHFAIDFYNMHVPMWEERVFDTKHADRTDNVHAILENYPWGGGTELEDSIHVALDTTKQATGDVNSVFVMTDGDAGFNDLDGLITKAKSMNLPVHSIAISNDAYTQDLMQISEQTGGSFKHITDVQNIAGVYSALQTTVKFNYLANLTQPVKSQDVIKMILTLNGEVVEREVTLN
- a CDS encoding Clp1/GlmU family protein — protein: MEALTTRFAYHAGVALLYEKLLHKAERVLIFGPTGAGKSTLAAELARRLSAAGQGCLCLSADPGTPSFGIPAAVNLGQWRLENSHQGDWQLLAFEALCSLDAARFRLPLSEAVGQLMQQVPDDCPCLIDAPGMIQGVAAAEMLQTLVARTAASRLVVLAEREQVAELASVISALPCPVCWLSPSSLARLPLRSERLDWRTRLWQCYLARAVEYELPWQALVLLGTPPLRAEPECWPGMLVQLRDPQGGSVMGEVVALTPRGIRLRSPQGASIPPSLLPLRGPIQLLIRDARHLPGHKLRTVRQPRSPQTSPPARKPSLVYAHRTKVVDRSPPITQRDMTAELVNGLFEDPLLLIKTHWSRRCILFDLGNTIRLPMRHSHHVSHIFITHAHFDHIGGFMGLLRVRLGSPSPCKLFGPPGLALHVAGMLSGILWDRIGENGPEFEVAELHGLTLRCYRLKAGFRTIDVLPERMVHQGIIHQEARFLIRAVELDHGTPVLAYAYEPVESIRISEQALQALPYPPDRWLGKLKHCYLAGELDDVITLPNGETCVVSTLAAQLIEKQAGKKLVYATDLADTPENRRKLITLARDADTLICEAAFAHQDRWRGRNNGHLTTTACGEIAVAANVSQLVPFHFSRRYEGDPEAMYREVEAIFPHVVRAGPGLSP